The region aGTGATCATTATAAGAATTGTAAATAGAAATTgctcaaaaaaaattaaaattatattggtataaaaatagagaattgttaaatatttggaataaaAGCTCTACTTTGTTTTTAATAGATGATTTGTACTTCTTTTTTATAGAAAAATTCACTTTTActaattctattttttgaattttatcagctctttaaaattttatatttagtttcatattataatatttttataaatttaatatatttatatttttgtattcTCGGaacataaatataatttctgTGATATGAgaaattgtaaataaaagatcTGCAAGGCACCCTAAAATGTGGGGAAGCTAAATATatcttaaaattaaataaaaaaccaaaaaaaaaatttctctCGACAAATTCCACTCAACaagagaatttttattcaattcaattatcTAAGAGTTAGATTATTTGTTCATTtagattaaaaatttgtatttttaatatttgaaggataaaaaataaaaagtgaCACAAGAATGCCCGGAGTTGTATTTAAACCAGAagtattgatattatatcAAAACGAATGGGATATAGCTGATAATACGCCTGAATGGGAAAAGGCTTCTAAAAAAGtgaattttattcattataGAATTACAACAGTCCAAGATTTACAAGAGTACTTACAGGAATGTGGTGCGAATGTCCTTTGGGTGACTGACGAATTCGTTTCCAAATTTGGGGGACCAATGGAGTTTTATGAATACCTACCATATAccttaaaattaattgtaGTTCCTTGGGTTGGTTGTGagtttttaaatattcctAAATTGAAGGAAAAACATATCAGAGTATGTAACATTGGCCCAACTGCGGCTGATGATGTTGCAGATGTGGCTTTATATTTAGCAATTAGTACTGCCAGATTGACTTCTTTTTGGGAAATGAATTTAAGATTCATAGAAAAAGGTAATATTCCAGaatgtaaaaaatatgTAGGATCTtcaaaagttaaaaaacCTATTACTAATCCATTAGAATGTgatcaaaatcaaattgaaaagaatCGTTTTTACTTAGaaaatttaccaaaaaaaaCTGATGAAGCACCATCAGAAGATGAATTACCAATTAATATTGCTCAAAATTATTCTATTGGAAATAAGAAAATGATTTCTCTAAGAAACAAAACCGCATTAATAATAGGGTTTGGATCAATAGGAAAACTAATAGCTGAAAGATTGTATCGTTTATATCACATGaagattaaatattataagaGAAAATTCCCAACCAATTTCTTATTTGATTATAGGCCCCAATTTTGTAGTTCATTAGATGACAATAGAACTTGGAGCGACGTAGATTTAATCGTTTTAGCTTTACCAAATAACCCAAGTACAACAAATATCATCAatgaaaaaagattaaatcTCTGTAAAGATGGTGTTCGGATTGTAAATGTCGGCAGAGGTGAATGCATTGATGAAGATGCATTAATTGATGCATTAGATGAAGGGAAAGTTGGTAGTTGTGGATTAGATGTTTTCAAAAATGAATCCGAACAAATTaatccaaaattattaaatcgTTGGGATGTTACAATACTACCCCATGTAGGAAGTACTGTAgaagatttaatttatcGTCAAACGAAAAtaactttgaaaaatattgaagatgTCCTACAGAGAGGTGGGAAGGGTCTTTATCCTGTTGAAACATAAGTTGGAGATAACCAAATAAGATTATCGGTATTTATTTGCATAAATATACtactatattatatattcttttctagtttatttacttatttattttttttgttagaTCAAACATATTGTATAATTGCTGTCCCTGTgattttgtttaaaatatatttaatttatatattcacaattatatataatgattatattattattattattagtgttatacttattaatattatttcattagtGTTGACACTATAATCATATAATTAAATGACAGGTAATTTTCCATCAagtataaaattaaatatctcTTAAACCCATTCAGCTTCAACTTGTGCTTTTTGGAAGGTATAATCTTTACGATTTATAGTGGCAATACCATCTTTTAAACTACATTTCCATCTGGCTTTAGTTCTTGTAACTTTTTCATATAAACATAACACTAAATTTTCATCAGGCCCATCATCTTCACCTTCtgaaatcaaataatcatCATCTGAATCATCCAATTCTGAACCAACTTCATCTGTATCAAGTAAAGCACTTCTTTTCGATTGTTTTGCCtgttgttttaatttttgcgTTACTGTTCCGTCTGGATCTTCTATAGttaattcaatttgttGCGATGACTCATTTTTCAGATTAGCAGAATCCTCCTCTGtactattttctttatcattcTCTGTCTTTTCTGTATCTGTATTTTTATCCTTATCCACATTACCCGATGTTTCTGTAGATTGTGTTGCTTGACTCGTTGTCCCATTTTCATTCATTAATCCTGGTAGTACTAAACCCTGAGAGTCATCCTTTAGAGTAAAATCAGATGGGACTGCTAAAACAGGAGTACCATCTGTTATAGAAGTATTTGGATCAATTGGAGGTATAATCTCATCCATTTGTGGTTCCCAAGTAAAATGCGCCACCTGAGACTcagtaattttttttgtccaAACTCTTTTTAAATCCTGAAGGGTTTGTTCATCAATCCCTGCATTCTCAAAATCTTCACGAACTTCATTGACTACAGACTCCACAATTTGTTCATAGACTTTACTAGCTTCTGAATTAGACATTATagatattttcttcttttttcttcttatatattaatgtgttaaaataattttttttgattaatttattaacttaCAAGTTTATagttataattaattttcgttttgttttatttgaatttttttttgttattatgatgttatttattacaaatacaGCGTACCCCTCAAAATGTAAGTCAAATATTCTCAAAATTGGTCAAATTTGGACGTGGAAAAGCTTTATATTACTCCCAAACCTAGtataatcaattttatcaacCGTGACAAGCTAGCTACTCACTTCTTAATCCTGTTTTACCCAGTTTCTTTATCTATAActagattattatttgtttaaaatattgtcATCTTTCATATAAATTGTCCGTCGAAATTTCGAACCGGGTAACGATCTCGGCATTCTGGAAAAACGGATTTGGATGGCTAATAATAGTATGATGATCTGAAGGAAATAAACAGTGTAAAGTGATCTgcataaaatattaagcTTTTAAGAAGACAAAGACTATGTTGAAggaaaaatttacaaagGGTAATATAGGTTGCGATTACAAATCTTCATCAGTATTTATCTGAGGTGGTATTCTGATAATTATACGTGGGAATATtgccaataataataggtAAGAGGGAAATAGAAAAAGTGACACGTAAGATAGACGCGTAaagtaaaaattattaaaagtatcATAATTATCAGATAACTTATTTAACACATACAAACGCACAAATTATATAcataaaaaatgaatataaatatagagGACATGTTTCCAAGTACACCAGAAAGAATTTCAGTGCCTATTCTTACTGCCATTCCTGAgccaaatgaaattaagCGTAATACTGGACGAGAGGACCTTATATTACCCAAAAAATTGTGTCCAATAACGAATCTCCGAGATCTGTAGCGGATAAGATCGCTGCAGAAGCAATTGGtgataataacaataataatcatgaagaagaggaagaagaagaagatgctAGTATCGATTACATTAGAAGAAGTGCATCTGTTGATGGAGCAATGGCTACTTCTGAAAAccattcaaataataaacataAGGAAACCTCTCAAGAAATTTTAGGAAACCttgatttgaataaaatgttttctgataataataatgaaatatcaAGAACACATGATAAAGATATAAGTTCTGAATTTGATGTTAATCCATCACCAGTAAGAactcaaaataataacatttcTCATCATTCTTCATTAGTTAcggaaaataatattaacagTAACAATGATAATAGAAAACGTAGTTTAACTTctgataataataccaacAATAGTGATAGAAAGGGGAGGGAGAATGATGATATTAGAGATGAGCAACATGGTGATGGTGGTGATGATGACCATTTAtccaagaaaataaaattaacatCTGATGATATCCCTAATTTGCAACAACCAAACTCTAATGCTGATGACGATTCTAAATCAAATGATGTTGATGGATCTCCAGTAGCCATTGAAATGTATGATAATCAAATTAGTcctattaaaattaattttgatgatGTAGATTCTCCATATCATATTGCAACTGTAGCATCTAATGCAAAAAATAACAACTCACCTTTACCAAAATCTCAGGGCACGGATAGTAATAGTGATAATAACaatgataataacaatgataataacaatgataataacaatGCTAATAACAGTCTCATTAACAGAGAAACATCTCTATCAACGCCTAGTAAGAATACTACATttgaattacaaaaattgaCTCCAATTCGCAATGCTAATCATAATAGCATAAATAATGAGGAACAAAATAGTtttatgaaattaattgaagCTGAGCATAGAGAAtatcaagaattaattcaaagaaATGAAGAAATCACGGATAGATTACATTGTTTAGATAAACAATATAATCAATTACTTTCCAAACATGAACAAACtaattatcaatatcaaattatCAAGAATAAAAACGAcactattaataaaaaatttgataataagaTACTTCAACTTAATAAAGagattgaaaattataagaTTAAAGTggagaaattaaataataaattacaaaCAAACAAGAAAAGATTACTGGAAACCCGTGATGAAGTTAAAAtgttaaatcaaaatcaaagtATATTACAAGAAAAGTTTGATAAACAAAGTCATGAAATTCTTGAATTGAGAAACATTGATGAtagtaaagaaaaatataaatttgaattagaaaataaacttAAAGTcaaagatgatgaaaatcTTTCTaaaacaaatgaaattaatcttttaactgatgatttacaaaaattacaagaacaattggatttgaaattaaaagaactCTCTAATAACTCATTAAAATTggaagaattaaatgatcTAATTGAACGAAAGGATTTGGAGATTAAAGagattaatgaaaaatatcaagGTACCATAAATCTAAATGAAGGTAAACATGATGATTTAGTTAAACAAGTGGAAGAATTAATCATGAAAAGAATTGAACTTGAAACACAATTGGATCAACAAGATAAGGATactaaagaaattattgaacaaataaagaaagaattaaataaaatggaGGAAGACaaaaattctaaagaatatcaaattattgaatttgaaaaaaaaattgatgaattacaagggaaaattaataatcagAATGACgaacttttaaaattaaaagaatctTATGATAAgattaatgataattttgaaattaagaATGCTGAAgtaattcaattgaatgaagaaattaaagaattacgaagtaatgaaattaatttaaaagaaaaaatatctaacGATGAGAAAAATAGCAATGATTGGAAAGCTAAATATGAATCATCTaagattgaaaatgaaaaaatcttGATTGAAAAGAGTGAAAATCAttcaatgaaaataaatgaattgaatgaagatcatttaaaagaattagaaaatattcatgAAACAATGAAGATCTTACAACAAGATTTAAAGACAAATATTGAAACCTTGAACAATGTTACTAATATAAAGATTGATTTAGAAGTAGagaatttagaattaaagaagaagttAAAAGCCCTTGAAGTTGGAACTGAAACTGAAACTGAAACTGAAACTGAAACTAAAACTAAAATTGAAaccaaagaaaatttagTTTATGAAGAATCTCAAGAAGAGAAGGATAAGCTAAAAGCCAAAGACGATCAAATTGaacaattaaagatttcATTCGAAGAAGATCAAACTAAGATTAAAAATCTCACacaacaattaaatgaatctCTAGAACAAATacagaaaaataaagaagagTCTGACAATAGGATACGATTAATGGCTGACGATTTATATAATCAATATGCAGCTAAACATGCACAAAAGGTATTGATGCTGAAAAAAGgctatgaaaaaaatatcaagaaaaattccATGATTTAACTATGACTAATATGAGTTTGTCTGAAGAAgtagaaaaattgaaacaagAATTGTTCAATGAAAGAcaagaaaaggaaaaaatgTTGAAAATCATAGAGTCTGATCCAAACCAACTACAAATTGATGGACATTAACTCAACTATTGCATCACTTGacctatatatatatgtcagaataaatattactACCCATGAAATATCCTCTACctaaaaacaaacaaacaaacaaacaaaaaaaatactaacCCATCGCTGTTTGTTTGCGAAAATACTTTCTCCAATCCATATGCATGTCATACAATTTTATCGTCTCCCATTTGTCATCTGTCGACTACCCAATAAATATggattatataaatttataatttccAAACACATCcatttatatatctatatacaTCGACACCCCTAATCTCACATATCCTATTATATTGCATTCTCGTTGCTCCAAAACATCCACCACCTATATTCAGTAGTTACTCCAGTTCCCAATCACTACCTAGCAAccatattatataaataatcttCATATGATAGACAATAAACAATAAACAATGAACaataaacaataaatattatacaaatgttaaatatactgaaaatttatcattgCTATTTCTGTCGTTGTCAGTTCAACTCGTCCGAGAATAAGCCGACAACCATTAAGAAATCCGGGCAATACGCTCACCGTATTTTTCGCTTAATCTCGGTAATGACTGACCACCCAATAGGGAGAATAAGAAAACGATCTAATATGCAGATCGAACTTAAAAACAAGCGTTTAAGAAGATAATTAGATTTCAGAACATTCAAATAGACGACCAGACGCGTGTCAATTTAAGGGAGTTAGAGGTTCTGTTTAACGTGTGCCATTTACTGTATAATTTGGACTAGTTTTGGCCATTGTAGGACGTTCCAAAAGATTGtagaaagagaaaaaaaatataataattatacattcaaaaaatagataaaatAGGGATTCATACCGCAATTTAACTCTAAAATAGACATTCACAAGGTTATTAGCCAAGAGGTTAGCAGCATACTAcgatttttttctttaatatattgaaggtttttttaaacaagAATTCTTTTCAAACACATCATCagttgaaaataaattataaaaaatataagattTCAACGTATAAAGGGGTTACACAGGCACACAAAAGCCACATACAAACATTTAGATAACTATGGATCTTAGACAACAGAAACAGAACACTAGCGATACTACGTTACAATTATTGGCCCAGTATAATGATCACATCTCGCAGAGAGATAAAACTATAGAAGATATTGAGGGGACAAGCAACGAGTCGTCTGAAGATTCAGAATTGACACATGACGAGTTATTCAAAGAAAACGTGAGGCTAACTTTGCAATTGAAACGTCAAGAGACTgaattgaaagatttaCAGAGGGTTATAGAGGCTCTTACAAAGAGAAACCAATCTTTTGAGAATAACAGTGGCCCTAGTGGTGAAGCTTCCTATAGTCATTCCCATGGCCATTCAGATTCGGTATCAAGCGCCCATACTCACGTATATACTCATTCACGTTCCAAGTCTACTTCAATAAGTAGTAATCATACTTTAACACAGCCGAATGTACAATCGACTTCTCATTCAAAATCTATATCAAATGCTAGCTCACTATCGACACCCGTTGCACCAGCAAGATCTACTCAAAGACGTATGTCTAGAGGCCATTCTCGTTCCAATACTAATGATTCAAAGATCTCTAATAAAACACCCtctacaaataataatgctaTTACTACAAGTGGTGGCAGCTTCATTGAATTGGATGAGGATTTAAATTCTGCACCACAGATTTCTATTTCAAGCGACACAGATTCTCATTCACAAATCCCTCATATGACTACAAAACAAACTATATTAGCACCAGATGATCCTTTAAGCACTACAAACAGTACCACAACCACAACTACTAATGTAGACAACTTATTATCTCCTTCTCGTTCTCcacaaaattcaaatagatATACATCTGTTATTAATAACCATTTACATTCTCCTTTAagtattaattataattcaGATACAAACCCAAActcaattgataataacCATATTGGAAATTTCAATGATTCTCCCAAGATTgaagatatattaaatagtccaatttctaatataaatataaagagAAAATCACTATCAAGAGCAAATTCTCATTCAAAATTAGATACAAATTCtccaaaaaattcaaatttacaattagaTACAAGAAGAAAATCCATTTCTGGTACGACTGTGGACTTATCACCTATTAGTTCTCCAATAAGGAAAATACCACCGCCATCATCACCGATTAGAAGAACTTCGTCAGCTACATCTGATACTAAATTGGGATCACCTGCAAAGATAAAACAAACTTCAGATTTACAAATGACTTCAAATGATGCCGAATCCCcaacaaaaaaatcttCTCATTATAAACTTCAACCAAAAGAGttaataaatgatttagaaTTGAAGACAATGAAATCTATAGATAGCTTATCAAACCATTCATTAAGTATTGCAACCACTGCCATTAATACTACTGCATCCACATTACAAATTCCTgctaataaattaaagacAAGAGTACATTCAAGTAGTATTTCAAGCACGAAATCAAAATCAGTTAGTGCAAAATCCGATGCTCCTTTATATGTTCATCCAGAAGAATTCGATTCAATTAGAGTTGAAACAACAAGTACCCTATTTATCACTTCAGATTCgatttcatcatcttcttcaagTTCAACTTTAAGTGCAAGTAACAACACTCAACCTGGTAATATTAGTCCAACCACAACAGAATCGTCGACTTTGTTAAGTGTTATTGATAAAAAGAGAGGTACATTAATGTTTGAATGTTCcaaatcattaaaaaaattaatccaattaaatgattatttgaagacTCATCTAATGGGTTCAAATATCCCATCAATTCCTAATAGATGTTTATTCAATACAACGATGCCAACTAAAGTCGATATTAGAagagaagaattaaataaattcttctCAAATCTGTTAGCAATTCAAAGTATGCCTACTCAAGTTGGACTTTTCATTGCAAAGTTTTTAAGCACagatattattcaaaaaactccaatctttaaaaattctctCAAGGAAGgttcattaattttacgCAGGCCTAAAGCCATTGGTTCTGCAGTTAACTGGAGATTACGTTATGGGAATTTACATggaaatttattagaattatatGAAAAAGATCAATTAACTGAAACTATTATACTTAAAAACTGTACTTTAGAATTAATTCCTAATATCCCAGAAGATAAACATGGTACTAAAAATGGATTTCTTTTATCAGAACATAAAAAAGCTGGTCTTACAAATAcctcaaaatattttatttgtacTGAGACTCCAAGAGAAAGAGAAAGTTGGGTTACTCATATTAGTCAAATCATTGATCATGGTTCCAATTATCATTCTACAAATACAAGTAGAgagaattcaaattcaatatcaaaaCCACAACAACTCACAATAACTAGTGGCATCACCAACCCTAATATTGAACATACTAACCAACAATTGCAATCTCAGAAGTTTGCTAGTAAAGATTCAAGTAGACATAATTTAACTGACAtgaatgaaataaattctCAACAAGATACACAACTAGAAGATTCAAAAGCTGAGCTAGATAGAGATAATAAAAGGAATAAGATGAGAAgtctatttattttcaagaaattaGGACAATCTGGTGACGATGTAGAAAATGAGCCTCTACCAAATATTGAACATGATCATAGGTCCATTAATATGCaaaaatcattttcatcaagTGGTACAGCAGGTTCAAATTCTTCTGAAAATGTAATAT is a window of Henningerozyma blattae CBS 6284 chromosome 5, complete genome DNA encoding:
- the TBLA0E04040 gene encoding glyoxylate reductase (similar to Saccharomyces cerevisiae YPL113C; ancestral locus Anc_8.602) is translated as MPGVVFKPEVLILYQNEWDIADNTPEWEKASKKVNFIHYRITTVQDLQEYLQECGANVLWVTDEFVSKFGGPMEFYEYLPYTLKLIVVPWVGCEFLNIPKLKEKHIRVCNIGPTAADDVADVALYLAISTARLTSFWEMNLRFIEKGNIPECKKYVGSSKVKKPITNPLECDQNQIEKNRFYLENLPKKTDEAPSEDELPINIAQNYSIGNKKMISLRNKTALIIGFGSIGKLIAERLYRLYHMKIKYYKRKFPTNFLFDYRPQFCSSLDDNRTWSDVDLIVLALPNNPSTTNIINEKRLNLCKDGVRIVNVGRGECIDEDALIDALDEGKVGSCGLDVFKNESEQINPKLLNRWDVTILPHVGSTVEDLIYRQTKITLKNIEDVLQRGGKGLYPVET
- the TOA1 gene encoding transcription initiation factor IIA large subunit (similar to Saccharomyces cerevisiae TOA1 (YOR194C); ancestral locus Anc_8.603), which gives rise to MSNSEASKVYEQIVESVVNEVREDFENAGIDEQTLQDLKRVWTKKITESQVAHFTWEPQMDEIIPPIDPNTSITDGTPVLAVPSDFTLKDDSQGLVLPGLMNENGTTSQATQSTETSGNVDKDKNTDTEKTENDKENSTEEDSANLKNESSQQIELTIEDPDGTVTQKLKQQAKQSKRSALLDTDEVGSELDDSDDDYLISEGEDDGPDENLVLCLYEKVTRTKARWKCSLKDGIATINRKDYTFQKAQVEAEWV
- the SLK19 gene encoding Slk19p (similar to Saccharomyces cerevisiae SLK19 (YOR195W); ancestral locus Anc_8.604), with product MATSENHSNNKHKETSQEILGNLDLNKMFSDNNNEISRTHDKDISSEFDVNPSPVRTQNNNISHHSSLVTENNINSNNDNRKRSLTSDNNTNNSDRKGRENDDIRDEQHGDGGDDDHLSKKIKLTSDDIPNLQQPNSNADDDSKSNDVDGSPVAIEMYDNQISPIKINFDDVDSPYHIATVASNAKNNNSPLPKSQGTDSNSDNNNDNNNDNNNDNNNANNSLINRETSLSTPSKNTTFELQKLTPIRNANHNSINNEEQNSFMKLIEAEHREYQELIQRNEEITDRLHCLDKQYNQLLSKHEQTNYQYQIIKNKNDTINKKFDNKILQLNKEIENYKIKVEKLNNKLQTNKKRLLETRDEVKMLNQNQSILQEKFDKQSHEILELRNIDDSKEKYKFELENKLKVKDDENLSKTNEINLLTDDLQKLQEQLDLKLKELSNNSLKLEELNDLIERKDLEIKEINEKYQGTINLNEGKHDDLVKQVEELIMKRIELETQLDQQDKDTKEIIEQIKKELNKMEEDKNSKEYQIIEFEKKIDELQGKINNQNDELLKLKESYDKINDNFEIKNAEVIQLNEEIKELRSNEINLKEKISNDEKNSNDWKAKYESSKIENEKILIEKSENHSMKINELNEDHLKELENIHETMKILQQDLKTNIETLNNVTNIKIDLEVENLELKKKLKALEVGTETETETETETKTKIETKENLVYEESQEEKDKLKAKDDQIEQLKISFEEDQTKIKNLTQQLNESLEQIQKNKEESDNRIRLMADDLYNQYAAKHAQKVLMLKKGYEKNIKKNSMI
- the TBLA0E04070 gene encoding uncharacterized protein (similar to Saccharomyces cerevisiae BEM3 (YPL115C); ancestral locus Anc_8.605), producing MDLRQQKQNTSDTTLQLLAQYNDHISQRDKTIEDIEGTSNESSEDSELTHDELFKENVRLTLQLKRQETELKDLQRVIEALTKRNQSFENNSGPSGEASYSHSHGHSDSVSSAHTHVYTHSRSKSTSISSNHTLTQPNVQSTSHSKSISNASSLSTPVAPARSTQRRMSRGHSRSNTNDSKISNKTPSTNNNAITTSGGSFIELDEDLNSAPQISISSDTDSHSQIPHMTTKQTILAPDDPLSTTNSTTTTTTNVDNLLSPSRSPQNSNRYTSVINNHLHSPLSINYNSDTNPNSIDNNHIGNFNDSPKIEDILNSPISNINIKRKSLSRANSHSKLDTNSPKNSNLQLDTRRKSISGTTVDLSPISSPIRKIPPPSSPIRRTSSATSDTKLGSPAKIKQTSDLQMTSNDAESPTKKSSHYKLQPKELINDLELKTMKSIDSLSNHSLSIATTAINTTASTLQIPANKLKTRVHSSSISSTKSKSVSAKSDAPLYVHPEEFDSIRVETTSTLFITSDSISSSSSSSTLSASNNTQPGNISPTTTESSTLLSVIDKKRGTLMFECSKSLKKLIQLNDYLKTHLMGSNIPSIPNRCLFNTTMPTKVDIRREELNKFFSNLLAIQSMPTQVGLFIAKFLSTDIIQKTPIFKNSLKEGSLILRRPKAIGSAVNWRLRYGNLHGNLLELYEKDQLTETIILKNCTLELIPNIPEDKHGTKNGFLLSEHKKAGLTNTSKYFICTETPRERESWVTHISQIIDHGSNYHSTNTSRENSNSISKPQQLTITSGITNPNIEHTNQQLQSQKFASKDSSRHNLTDMNEINSQQDTQLEDSKAELDRDNKRNKMRSLFIFKKLGQSGDDVENEPLPNIEHDHRSINMQKSFSSSGTAGSNSSENVIFGAPLERALQTSSNLYQGIYKIPSVVYRCLEYLYKNRAVSEQGIFRLSGSSSLMKSLQEQFELKHDIDLYNYNEHLEQEHKNTPSTCIDIHTVSGLLKLYFRTLPHSIFGDDNYKTFLHAAEENPKNPAQVALNFQQIIGSGQIHKDYISLMYSLFELLLRINKNKDINKMSIKNICIVFSPTLNIPINILQPLIVDFDCIFNKKEPIDDSLRDIVDVHIPHA